One Kitasatospora sp. NBC_01266 genomic window carries:
- the pheA gene encoding prephenate dehydratase — MSATRYTYLGPAGTFTEAALHTLPEAATRELVPLTSVQAALDAVRGGEAAGAFVAIESSVEGAVTATADELAFGSPLMIYREVLLPISFALLVRPGTELTDIKTVTSHPVAQPQVRRWLGTHLPDAAWEAAASNADGARLVQEGQVDGAFAGEFAAALYGLHPLVTDIHDAETATTRFVLVGRQGRAASPTGWDKTSMVVWLGDNHPGALLELLQEFAVRGVNLMRIESRPTGQGLGNYCFSIDCEGHLSDRRVAEALMGLRRICPQVRFLGSYPRADQRAAIARRPGSSDEDFVEAADWLARCLDGRGES; from the coding sequence ATGTCGGCGACCCGCTACACCTATCTGGGGCCGGCCGGCACCTTTACCGAGGCGGCGCTGCACACCCTGCCGGAGGCGGCCACCCGGGAGCTGGTGCCGCTGACCTCGGTGCAGGCCGCGCTGGACGCGGTGCGCGGCGGCGAGGCGGCCGGCGCCTTCGTGGCGATCGAGAGCTCGGTGGAGGGCGCGGTCACCGCGACCGCCGACGAACTGGCCTTCGGCTCACCGCTGATGATCTACCGCGAGGTGCTGCTGCCGATCAGCTTCGCGCTGCTGGTGCGCCCCGGCACCGAGCTGACCGACATCAAGACCGTCACCAGCCACCCGGTGGCCCAGCCGCAGGTGCGTCGCTGGCTGGGCACCCATCTGCCGGATGCCGCTTGGGAGGCCGCCGCCTCCAACGCGGACGGCGCCCGGCTGGTCCAGGAGGGGCAGGTGGACGGCGCCTTCGCCGGCGAGTTCGCCGCCGCGCTCTACGGGCTGCACCCGCTGGTCACCGACATCCACGACGCCGAGACCGCGACCACCCGCTTCGTGCTGGTCGGCCGGCAAGGCCGGGCCGCCTCGCCGACCGGCTGGGACAAGACCTCGATGGTGGTCTGGCTCGGCGACAACCACCCGGGCGCGCTCCTCGAACTGCTGCAGGAATTCGCGGTGCGCGGGGTCAACCTGATGCGGATCGAATCCCGGCCGACCGGCCAGGGGCTGGGAAACTACTGCTTCTCGATCGACTGCGAGGGCCATCTGAGCGACCGCCGGGTCGCCGAGGCGCTGATGGGCCTGCGGCGGATCTGCCCGCAGGTCCGGTTCCTCGGCTCGTATCCGCGCGCCGACCAGCGGGCCGCCATCGCGCGCCGGCCGGGTTCCTCGGACGAGGATTTCGTCGAGGCCGCGGATTGGCTGGCGCGCTGCCTGGACGGCCGCGGCGAAAGCTGA
- a CDS encoding HAD family hydrolase, whose amino-acid sequence MTAGLPYRLIATDLDGTLLTPAETVSDRTRAALAAATAAGAVHIVVTGRAAGWARPVLDEIGYTGIAVCGQGAQVYDAGAHKLLTSMTLDRRVGRLALDKLEAELGPLAVAAVQDGLASAGLAFGPYRLETASDFSLRQVLGRDELFAEPISKLFLQHPELTDDQLTAAARRIVGDLVGVTLAGPGIIELLPLGLSKATGLAVAARRLGLRAADTIAFGDMPNDLPMFQWAAHGVAMANAHQELLAVADEVTASNAEDGVAAVLERLYG is encoded by the coding sequence GTGACCGCCGGGTTGCCGTACCGGCTGATCGCCACCGATCTGGACGGCACCCTGCTCACCCCCGCGGAGACGGTCTCCGACCGGACCCGCGCCGCGCTGGCCGCCGCCACGGCGGCCGGTGCGGTCCACATCGTGGTGACCGGCCGGGCCGCGGGCTGGGCCCGTCCGGTCCTCGACGAGATCGGCTACACCGGGATCGCCGTCTGCGGTCAGGGTGCCCAGGTGTACGACGCCGGCGCGCACAAGCTGCTCACCTCGATGACCCTGGACCGCCGGGTCGGCCGGCTGGCGCTGGACAAGCTGGAAGCGGAGCTCGGCCCGCTGGCCGTGGCCGCCGTCCAGGACGGCCTGGCGAGCGCCGGGCTGGCGTTCGGCCCCTACCGGCTGGAGACCGCGAGCGACTTCTCGCTGCGCCAGGTGCTGGGCCGCGACGAGCTGTTCGCCGAGCCGATCAGCAAGCTCTTCCTGCAGCACCCGGAGCTGACGGACGACCAGCTGACCGCCGCCGCCCGGCGGATCGTCGGCGACCTGGTCGGCGTGACACTGGCCGGCCCGGGGATCATAGAGCTGCTGCCGCTGGGCCTGTCCAAGGCCACCGGACTGGCCGTCGCGGCCCGCCGGCTGGGGCTGCGGGCCGCCGACACCATCGCGTTCGGGGACATGCCCAACGACCTCCCGATGTTCCAGTGGGCCGCCCACGGGGTGGCGATGGCCAACGCGCACCAGGAACTGCTGGCGGTGGCCGACGAGGTGACCGCGAGCAACGCCGAGGACGGCGTCGCGGCAGTGCTCGAACGGCTCTACGGCTGA
- the serS gene encoding serine--tRNA ligase yields the protein MIDLRLLREDPDRVRASQRARGEDVDLVDALLSADERRRSSGSRFDELRNEQKGLGKQVAKAQGEEKTALLQRTKELAAEVKAADAEQGEAREEAERLLRSLANLIDPAAPVGGEEDFVTLEEIGTPRDFAAEGFEPRDHVELGQLLGAIDMERGAKVAGARSYYLTGSGALLELALVNMAMAQATALGFIPMITPALVRPAAMDGTGFLGQAAENVYHLEQEDRYLVGTSEVPLAAYHMDEILDAEKLPLRYAGFSSCFRREAGTYGKDTRGIIRVHQFEKVEMFVYTTPEEAPAEHRRLLQWEKDFLNALELPYRVIDVASGDLGSSAARKFDIEAWIPTQGKYREVTSTSNTTEYQSRRLSIRMREEGKVRPLATLNGTLAAIPRLIVAILENHQQADGSVVVPEALRPFLGGRTTLDPVK from the coding sequence GTGATTGACCTTCGCCTGCTTCGTGAAGACCCTGACCGAGTGCGTGCCTCGCAGCGCGCCCGTGGCGAGGACGTCGACCTGGTCGACGCCCTGCTCTCCGCCGATGAGCGCCGCCGGTCCTCGGGCAGTCGCTTCGACGAGCTGCGCAATGAGCAGAAGGGTCTGGGCAAGCAGGTCGCCAAGGCCCAGGGCGAGGAGAAGACCGCCCTGCTCCAGCGCACCAAGGAGCTGGCCGCCGAGGTCAAGGCCGCCGACGCCGAACAGGGCGAGGCCAGGGAGGAGGCCGAGCGGCTGCTGCGCTCGCTGGCCAACCTGATCGACCCCGCCGCCCCGGTCGGTGGCGAGGAGGACTTCGTCACGCTGGAGGAGATCGGCACCCCGCGCGACTTCGCGGCCGAGGGCTTCGAGCCCCGCGACCACGTGGAGCTCGGTCAGCTGCTCGGCGCGATCGACATGGAGCGCGGGGCCAAGGTGGCCGGCGCCCGTTCCTACTACCTGACCGGCTCCGGCGCCCTGCTGGAGCTGGCCCTGGTCAACATGGCGATGGCCCAGGCCACCGCGCTCGGGTTCATCCCGATGATCACCCCGGCCCTGGTCCGCCCGGCCGCCATGGACGGCACCGGCTTCCTCGGCCAGGCCGCCGAGAACGTGTACCACCTGGAGCAGGAGGACCGGTACCTGGTCGGTACCAGCGAGGTCCCGCTCGCGGCGTACCACATGGACGAGATCCTGGACGCCGAGAAGCTCCCGCTGCGCTACGCCGGCTTCTCCTCCTGCTTCCGCCGGGAGGCCGGGACCTACGGCAAGGACACCCGCGGCATCATCCGGGTGCACCAGTTCGAGAAGGTCGAGATGTTCGTCTACACCACCCCGGAGGAGGCACCGGCCGAGCACCGCCGCCTGCTCCAGTGGGAGAAGGACTTCCTCAACGCGCTGGAGCTGCCCTACCGGGTGATCGACGTCGCCTCCGGCGACCTCGGCTCCTCGGCCGCCCGCAAGTTCGACATCGAGGCCTGGATCCCGACCCAGGGCAAGTACCGCGAGGTCACCTCCACCTCGAACACCACCGAGTACCAGTCCCGCCGGCTGTCGATCCGGATGCGCGAGGAGGGCAAGGTCCGCCCGCTGGCCACCCTCAACGGCACCCTGGCCGCCATCCCGCGGCTGATCGTGGCGATCCTGGAGAACCACCAGCAGGCCGACGGCTCGGTGGTGGTCCCCGAGGCGCTGCGCCCGTTCCTGGGCGGCCGGACCACGCTGGACCCGGTCAAGTGA